In Halothermothrix orenii H 168, the sequence GCAGGCTGTTCCCCTTATTAAACCTGATGCCCCCATTGTGGCTACTGGAATGGAATATAGAGCGGCTAAAGACTCCGGGGTTGTAATTATTGCAAAAAATTCAGGTGTAGTTACCAGGGTTACCGCTGATGAGATTGTCATTAAAACAGATGATGGTAAGATTGATACCTACAAAATCCTTAAATTTAAGCGTTCAAACCAGGGTAGTTGTATAAATCAGCGTCCTATAGTCCGGAAAGGCCAGCGTGTTGACAAAGGCGATGTTATCGCTGATGGTCCGTCAACAGACCATGGTGAAATGGCCCTGGGACGTAATACTTTGATTGCCTTTATGCCCTGGGAAGGTTATAATTATGAGGATGCTATTTTAATCAGTGAAAAACTGGTTAAAGAAGATGCCTTTACTTCAGTTCACATAGAAGAGTATGAGGCTGAAGCCCGGGATACAAAACTTGGCCCTGAAGAAATTACCAGGGATATCCCCAATGTTGGCGAAAATGCTCTTAAAAACCTTGATGAACGCGGTATAATCAGGGTAGGAGCAGAAGTAAAAGAAGGAGATATTCTGGTCGGCAAGGTTACCCCTAAAGGTGAAACCGAGTTATCAGCCGAAGAAAGGTTGTTAAGAGCTATCTTTGGTGAAAAGGCCAGGGAAGTCAGGGATACTTCCCTGAAAGTACCCCATGGTGAAGAAGGTATTATTGTTGATGTTAAAGTCTTTTCCAGGGAAAATGGAGACGAATTAAAGCCCGGTGTAAATAAACTGGTCAGGGTTTATGTAGCTACCAAACGCAAGATTTCTGTTGGTGATAAAATGGCCGGACGTCACGGTAATAAAGGTGTAATATCCAGGATTTTACCGGAAGAAGATATGCCCTTTTTACCGAATGGTGAACCAGTTGAAGTAGTACTGAATCCCCTGGGTGTACCATCACGTATGAATATCGGGCAGGTTCTGGAAACTCATCTTGGACTTGCTGCCAAAGCCCTGGGGCTTTATGTTGAGACACCTGTATTTAATGGAGCTCTTGAAGAAGAAGTAGAAGATTTACTCGAAAAAGCCGGGTTTGACAGGGATGGCAAGACTGTTCTTTATGATGGGCGAACAGGTGAGCCCTTTGATAATAGAGTAACTGTTGGTTATATGTATGTTCTGAAACTCCACCATCTGGTAGATGATAAGATTCATGCCCGTTCTACCGGACCTTATTCACTGGTTACCCAGCAGCCTCTTGGTGGTAAGGCTCAGTTTGGTGGCCAGAGGTTCGGTGAGATGGAAGTCTGGGCTCTGGAAGCATATGGTGCTGCCTACAGTCTGCAGGAAATGTTAACTATCAAATCAGACGATGTTGTGGGCAGGGTAAAAACCTATGAGGCCATTGTAAAAGGTGAAAATGTTCCTGAACCAGGAATTCCCGAATCGTTTAAAGTACTAATCAAAGAGATGCAGAGTCTTGGACTTGATGCCAAAATCTTCACCGAGGATGAGGAAGAACTGCAAATCGCAGAGGAAGAAGAAGAGTTTACTGATACTGCAAAAAAACTGGGACTTGATATGGATCTAAGTGATAACAATAAGAAAGGTTCTGAAAAAGATTCCAGTGAAGAATAATATAACTTTATTACTGGGTTTTAAAGGGTTTAAAAACTATTGAAGAAAGGGGAGAGGCCCTTGTTTAATGTAAATAGTTTTGACTCCATGAAAATAAGTGTTGCTTCACCGGAGCAAATTCGTGACTGGTCCCGCGGGGAAGTTAAAAAACCAGAAACGATTAATTATAGAACGCTTAAACCTGAAAAAGATGGTCTTTTTTGCGAGAAAATTTTTGGCCCTACAAAAGATTATGAATGTCATTGTGGAAAATATAAGCGGGTCAGGTATAAGGGGGTTGTCTGTGACCGCTGTGGTGTTGAAGTAACCCATTCTAAAGTGAGACGGGAAAGGATGGGGCATATTGAGTTAGCAGCCCCCTGCACTCACATCTGGTTTTTTAAAGGGATCCCCAGCAGGCTAGGTCTTATTCTGGATATGTCTCCCCGGGCCCTTGAAAAAGTAATTTATTTCGTATCATATATCGTTATTGATGCAGGAGAGTCACCACTGAGTGAAAAACAACTCCTTTCTGAAACAGAATATAGAGAAGCCCGACAGAAATATGGAGATTCTTTTGAGGCCGGTATGGGAGCTGAAGCTGTTAAAGAGCTTTTGAAAAAAATTGATGTCGGAGCAGAGGTTAAACGGCTCAAAAAAGAAGTAAAAGAAGCAAGTGGTCAGAGAAGGAAAAGAGCTATCAGGAGACTTGAGGTCCTTGACGGCTTAAATAAATCTGGAATTAAGCCAGAGTGGCTGGTTCTTGAAGTTATTCCTGTTATACCCCCAGACCTACGACCAATGGTACAGCTTGACGGAGGCCGCTTTGCTACTTCTGACCTTAATGACCTTTACCGACGGGTAATAAACAGAAATAACAGGCTTAAAAGGTTGCTTGATCTGGGAGCCCCAGAGATTATAATCAGAAATGAGAAACGAATGCTCCAGGAAGCAGTGGATGCTTTAATAGATAATGGTCGGCGTGGCCGCCCTGTTACCGGAGCCGGTAATAGACCATTAAAATCCCTCAGTGATATGTTAAAGGGTAAGCAGGGAAGGTTCAGGCAGAATCTTCTCGGTAAAAGGGTCGACTATTCAGGTAGGTCAGTTATTGTTGTTGGTCCAGAATTAAAAATGCATCAATGTGGACTTCCCAAGAAAATGGCTCTTGAACTGTTTAAGCCTTTTGTAATGAAGGGGTTAGTTGATAAAGGACTTGCTCATAATATTAAAAATGCCAAAAGGATGGTAGAAAGGGTAGATGATGAAGTCTGGGGGGTACTGGAAGAGGTAATTGAAGATCATCCTGTTCTTTTAAACCGTGCTCCCACCCTTCATAGACTCGGAATTCAGGCCTTTGAACCTGTTCTGGTTGAAGGTAAGGCCATTAAATTACATCCCCTGGTCTGTACTGCTTATAATGCTGACTTTGACGGGGACCAGATGGCAGTTCATGTACCATTATCGGCAGAGGCCCAGATAGAATCACGTGTTCTAATGTTATCAACCAGCAATATTCTGGCACCTTCAGATGGAAGTCCGATCACAGTACCTACCCAGGATATGGTAATTGGAATTTACTATCTGACCACCATAAAAGATGGTGAAAAAGGTGAAGGCAAATTATTTGCTTCCCCTGAAGAGGCCATTAAAGCCTATGATACAGGAAAGGTTAGTCTGCAGGCCAGAGTAAAAGTAAGATTAGATGGAAAACTGGTAGAAACATCACCGGGGCGGGTAATATTTAATGAAGCCTTACCTGAAAAAATGGAATTTATTAATTATCAGGTTGATAAAAGTGAGCTGGGCGATATTGTGGCTGATTTACATGAGAAATTTGGAAATGATATAACAGCCAGAGCCCTGGATAAAATTAAAGAACTGGGTTATGATTTTGCGACCCGGTCCGGTATTACTATTGCTGTCAGTGATGCTTCTATATCACCGGCCAAAGAGAAAATTCTGAATGAGGCTGAAGAAGAAGTTAGAAATATAGAGCAGCATTATAGAAGAGGGGCTATAACCGAGAATGAAAGGTACCAGAAGGTTGTAGATATCTGGAACAAAGCTAAAGATGCTGTTACTGATGCTTTACTCGATCACCTGGGTGAAGACAACAACATTTATATGATGGCTATTTCCGGTGCCCGTGGTAATACTTCTCAGATATCACAGTTGGCCGGTATGCGTGGCCTTATGGCTGATCCTTCCGGTCGAATTCTTGATATTCCAATCCGTTCCAGTTTCCGTGAAGGGTTAAATGTTATGGAATTTTTTATTTCAACCCACGGAGCCAGGAAAGGTCTGGCTGATACAGCCATCAGAACAGCAGACTCCGGATACTTGACAAGGCGTCTGGTTGACGTCTCCCAGGATGTAATTATCAGAGAAGATGACTGTGGTACTGAAAATGGCATTTATGTAGAAGCTATCGGTGGTAAAGGTGATGATGCCATTGAGACTCTTGCCGAAAGGTGTATTGGGCGTCTGGCTGCAGAAGATATAGTTGATCCCTCTA encodes:
- the rpoC gene encoding DNA-directed RNA polymerase subunit beta'; the encoded protein is MFNVNSFDSMKISVASPEQIRDWSRGEVKKPETINYRTLKPEKDGLFCEKIFGPTKDYECHCGKYKRVRYKGVVCDRCGVEVTHSKVRRERMGHIELAAPCTHIWFFKGIPSRLGLILDMSPRALEKVIYFVSYIVIDAGESPLSEKQLLSETEYREARQKYGDSFEAGMGAEAVKELLKKIDVGAEVKRLKKEVKEASGQRRKRAIRRLEVLDGLNKSGIKPEWLVLEVIPVIPPDLRPMVQLDGGRFATSDLNDLYRRVINRNNRLKRLLDLGAPEIIIRNEKRMLQEAVDALIDNGRRGRPVTGAGNRPLKSLSDMLKGKQGRFRQNLLGKRVDYSGRSVIVVGPELKMHQCGLPKKMALELFKPFVMKGLVDKGLAHNIKNAKRMVERVDDEVWGVLEEVIEDHPVLLNRAPTLHRLGIQAFEPVLVEGKAIKLHPLVCTAYNADFDGDQMAVHVPLSAEAQIESRVLMLSTSNILAPSDGSPITVPTQDMVIGIYYLTTIKDGEKGEGKLFASPEEAIKAYDTGKVSLQARVKVRLDGKLVETSPGRVIFNEALPEKMEFINYQVDKSELGDIVADLHEKFGNDITARALDKIKELGYDFATRSGITIAVSDASISPAKEKILNEAEEEVRNIEQHYRRGAITENERYQKVVDIWNKAKDAVTDALLDHLGEDNNIYMMAISGARGNTSQISQLAGMRGLMADPSGRILDIPIRSSFREGLNVMEFFISTHGARKGLADTAIRTADSGYLTRRLVDVSQDVIIREDDCGTENGIYVEAIGGKGDDAIETLAERCIGRLAAEDIVDPSNDKVIVKRDELITRDKMKEINAAGIERVKIRSVLTCETKHGVCRKCYGRNLATGKLVDIGEAIGIIAAQSIGEPGTQLTMRTFHTGGVAGDDITQGLPRVEELFEGRTPKGQAIITEKTGRVKILEKRNSRRIVIEDDDGKKKTYQVPYGSKVIVKDGQMVKAGDKLTEGPLDPSTVLKIKGVDEVQDYLLQEVQKVYRSQGVEINDKHIEVIIRQMMRKVRIIDPGDTDFLPGSLVDRLEFNEINHKMVDEGKQPATCKPELLGITKASLATDSFLSAASFQETTRVLTEASLEGKVDPLLGLKENVIIGQLIPAGTGMKYYRDISMLDDNGQPIPGSIDELVEE